A window from Desulfobaccales bacterium encodes these proteins:
- a CDS encoding PocR ligand-binding domain-containing protein: protein MTEVDRPRTKLTKRAGKLATIIPPDFANPVAPDLLDGKYSIQDLVDIDRLREIFIKFSLVTGFPFALIAHPSQDVLIATSWQDICTNFHRVVPESFRHCKHSDASLTEELMALHELNVRKCNHGLIDGATPIIIKGKHLANLFTGQVFFEEPDYDQFKKQAQVFGYDQDKYLEALSKVPVVSEARFKEVLSLLSELAVMIVEQGLTNLEYKKTATQLEEEIAERKKVGGALLKSRETLRALLDATPETVLLLDREGVILAINEVAARRLGKKIKDTVGVNVFDLLPPEVAKKRREQLHKALRTKELVRFMDCHGGRCYENYFRPIPNEAGEIEELAILALDTTEHKRAEAELKLKEKLLDGASDSIFLHDLDGRLIYINEAAYKSRGYEKEELLAGDIAQLTPQEFMVERARLVEELLQKGEIIFDSAHFRKDHSIMPVEIHARLMDLDDRRLILSVARDMTARRQGEAALRASEEKFRLLISNLPAVVFLGNADGAVNLFDDQVEQLTGYTQGEFNSRSLKWVDLIHEEDISRAKEKFLLALKTDKSYVREYRIKTRDDKTLWIQERSHIVCNPEGRILYINGVLFDISERKRTEERIDDLNILLKTITEINEDLLRVKSEPQLFQDTCDRLSRIPYVRCAWIGLVRPDSFEVTPVAWAGVEEGYLATIKVRWDDSDPGRGPTGDAIRTARPFIRQCIATDPAPNPWRQEALDRGYQSSISLPLIHEDEVIGILKVYSGVPDAFMEEEISFLNQVAGDIAVGIRSLRLAQGLAESLKRLQAMMQQTVETIAAILEMRDPYTAGHQRGVTRLACAIAAEMGLDADRIAGLHAAGFLHDIGKIVVPAEILNRPGQLNKYEFNIIKTHSQVGCDILRNIDFPWPVAAIVLQHHERLDGSGYPAGLTGSDICLEARILALADVVEAMASHRPYRPSLGIGEALAEITRNKGTLYDPEVAAACITLFKEKGFKFD from the coding sequence ATGACAGAAGTCGACAGACCCAGAACCAAACTCACCAAGCGAGCGGGAAAATTAGCAACAATTATCCCGCCGGATTTTGCAAATCCTGTGGCTCCCGATCTCCTTGACGGGAAATACTCCATCCAGGATTTGGTGGATATCGACCGGTTAAGAGAAATCTTTATAAAATTCTCTTTGGTCACCGGTTTTCCTTTTGCCTTAATTGCCCACCCGTCTCAGGATGTCCTCATTGCCACCAGTTGGCAAGATATTTGTACCAATTTCCATCGGGTTGTCCCGGAATCATTTCGACATTGTAAGCACAGCGATGCTTCCCTGACCGAAGAATTAATGGCCTTGCATGAATTAAATGTCCGGAAATGTAACCACGGCCTGATTGATGGGGCCACACCCATCATCATTAAAGGCAAGCATCTGGCTAACCTATTTACTGGACAGGTATTTTTTGAAGAGCCAGACTACGATCAATTTAAGAAGCAGGCGCAAGTTTTTGGCTATGATCAGGATAAGTATCTGGAAGCCTTAAGCAAGGTGCCGGTGGTCAGTGAGGCCCGATTTAAAGAAGTCTTATCCCTGCTGAGCGAACTTGCCGTTATGATCGTCGAGCAAGGGCTCACTAATCTTGAATATAAAAAGACTGCCACCCAACTGGAGGAGGAAATCGCCGAGCGAAAAAAGGTGGGAGGAGCCCTTCTGAAAAGCCGGGAAACTTTAAGAGCCCTCCTGGACGCCACTCCGGAGACAGTGCTGCTCCTGGACCGCGAAGGAGTCATCCTGGCCATCAATGAGGTAGCGGCTCGAAGACTGGGGAAAAAAATTAAGGACACCGTGGGGGTTAATGTATTTGATCTGTTGCCCCCGGAGGTGGCTAAGAAAAGAAGGGAGCAGTTGCATAAAGCCTTACGGACCAAGGAACTGGTTCGTTTTATGGATTGTCATGGCGGGAGATGTTATGAAAACTATTTTCGTCCGATACCCAATGAGGCCGGGGAGATCGAAGAACTGGCCATTTTGGCCCTGGACACCACCGAGCATAAACGGGCCGAAGCAGAACTAAAGTTAAAGGAAAAGCTCTTGGATGGCGCCAGTGATTCCATTTTCTTGCATGATCTGGATGGCCGGTTAATTTACATTAATGAAGCGGCTTATAAGTCCCGGGGCTATGAGAAGGAGGAACTGCTGGCAGGTGATATCGCGCAGCTGACTCCTCAAGAGTTTATGGTGGAACGCGCCCGGCTCGTTGAGGAATTGCTGCAAAAAGGGGAGATCATCTTTGACTCGGCTCACTTTCGCAAAGATCATTCTATTATGCCAGTGGAGATTCATGCCCGTCTCATGGACCTGGACGATCGCAGATTGATCCTCAGTGTGGCACGGGACATGACGGCTCGCCGGCAGGGCGAAGCTGCCCTGCGCGCCAGTGAAGAAAAATTCCGATTATTGATAAGTAATCTGCCGGCGGTGGTCTTTCTGGGAAATGCCGATGGGGCGGTTAATCTTTTTGATGATCAAGTCGAGCAGCTCACTGGTTATACACAGGGAGAGTTCAACTCCCGGAGCCTGAAGTGGGTGGATCTGATCCACGAGGAAGATATATCCCGAGCCAAGGAAAAATTTCTTCTGGCTTTAAAGACAGACAAGTCATATGTCAGGGAGTATCGGATCAAGACCAGGGATGACAAAACCCTCTGGATTCAAGAGCGCAGCCATATTGTCTGTAACCCGGAAGGGAGAATCCTTTATATCAACGGGGTGTTGTTCGACATCTCCGAACGGAAACGCACCGAAGAAAGGATCGATGATTTAAATATTTTGCTCAAAACCATTACGGAGATCAATGAGGATCTGCTCCGCGTCAAGAGTGAGCCTCAGCTTTTTCAAGACACCTGTGATCGTCTGAGCCGGATACCCTATGTCCGATGCGCCTGGATCGGTTTGGTCAGACCGGACAGCTTTGAGGTGACTCCCGTGGCCTGGGCCGGGGTGGAAGAGGGCTATCTTGCCACCATCAAAGTGAGGTGGGATGATTCGGACCCGGGCAGGGGACCCACGGGTGATGCCATCAGAACCGCAAGACCTTTTATCAGGCAATGCATTGCCACGGACCCAGCTCCAAACCCCTGGCGTCAGGAAGCCTTGGACCGGGGTTATCAATCCAGCATATCCCTGCCCTTAATTCACGAAGACGAAGTGATCGGTATTTTGAAAGTGTATTCCGGAGTCCCCGATGCCTTCATGGAGGAAGAAATCAGCTTCTTGAACCAGGTGGCCGGGGACATCGCGGTGGGGATTAGATCTCTACGCCTGGCTCAAGGGCTGGCGGAGAGCCTGAAGCGTTTGCAGGCCATGATGCAACAGACTGTGGAAACTATCGCGGCCATCCTGGAAATGCGCGACCCTTATACCGCCGGCCACCAGAGGGGGGTCACCCGACTGGCCTGCGCCATCGCGGCAGAAATGGGTCTTGATGCGGACCGTATTGCAGGGCTGCACGCGGCTGGTTTCCTTCATGATATCGGTAAAATCGTGGTGCCGGCGGAGATTCTCAATAGGCCCGGCCAACTTAATAAGTATGAATTCAATATCATTAAAACCCATTCTCAGGTAGGGTGCGATATCTTGCGGAATATAGACTTTCCATGGCCCGTAGCTGCGATAGTGCTGCAACACCATGAGCGCTTAGACGGCTCCGGTTATCCGGCGGGTTTGACTGGCTCGGACATCTGCCTGGAGGCTCGCATCCTGGCGCTAGCCGATGTGGTGGAGGCTATGGCTTCTCATCGGCCGTACCGGCCTTCGCTGGGGATAGGGGAGGCCCTGGCAGAAATCACCAGGAATAAGGGCACGTTGTACGACCCTGAGGTAGCGGCGGCATGTATAACGTTGTTCAAAGAGAAAGGTTTTAAGTTCGACTAA
- a CDS encoding sigma 54-interacting transcriptional regulator, translated as METNLTELELKVLYEISKIMGQALNLDQAMEAVLAILSDSLAMQRGTVTLKDPETGHLRICASHGLSPEEKQRGVYRLDEGVTGLIFRTAQPFVVPDVSKEPLFLNKTKSRKIDKGKISFIGVPIILHSAPIGVLSVDRLYGEDISFEEDIRFLSIVATLIVQFVSLNLQVRAREENLRNENLSLRVELSEKCQNLVIVGKSPAILEAQKLIKKVAPVKASVLLMGESGTGKTLMAQAIHALSPRAQYPFLKINCASLPENLLEVELFGLEKGASPAAVRAKPGRLEEADGGSVFLDEVEELSLPLQAKLLRFLQEREFERLGSTRIRKVDVRIIAATAKELTERINAGSFREDLYYLLSIFPIRVPPLRDRREDIPPLLDHFLDKVSDEYARRFYFTEKALEVLWNYGWPGNVREMENLVERLCIMVEGSEIDLKDLPAYLSPAGIKAEPEDQAFLSRLKEMEKREIVAALERNHWIQSQAAMDLGLTLRQIGYRVKQFGLERLIKEQRGQGPGGKLKVLNHR; from the coding sequence ATGGAAACTAACCTCACTGAACTGGAATTAAAAGTTCTCTATGAGATTAGTAAGATCATGGGCCAGGCCCTGAATCTCGATCAGGCTATGGAAGCCGTGTTGGCTATTTTGTCCGATTCCCTGGCCATGCAGCGGGGCACCGTCACCCTGAAAGATCCGGAAACCGGCCACCTGCGCATCTGTGCCTCCCATGGCTTAAGCCCCGAAGAAAAGCAGCGCGGCGTCTATCGCCTGGATGAAGGGGTTACTGGACTGATCTTTCGCACCGCCCAGCCTTTCGTGGTTCCCGATGTCAGCAAGGAGCCGTTATTCCTCAATAAAACCAAATCCCGCAAAATCGACAAAGGCAAAATCTCCTTCATCGGGGTGCCTATTATTCTGCATAGCGCCCCCATCGGGGTCTTGAGTGTGGACCGCCTTTATGGGGAGGATATCTCTTTTGAGGAAGACATCCGTTTTCTTTCCATCGTGGCTACACTCATCGTCCAATTTGTCAGCCTCAACCTGCAGGTGCGGGCCCGGGAAGAAAACCTGCGTAACGAAAACCTGTCCCTCCGGGTGGAGCTCTCGGAGAAGTGCCAAAACCTGGTTATCGTAGGCAAGAGTCCGGCCATCCTGGAGGCCCAGAAACTGATTAAAAAAGTGGCTCCGGTCAAGGCTTCGGTTTTGCTGATGGGGGAGTCGGGAACAGGAAAGACCCTGATGGCCCAGGCGATTCACGCCTTGAGCCCCCGGGCCCAGTATCCCTTTCTCAAAATTAATTGCGCCTCGCTGCCGGAAAATCTCTTGGAGGTGGAGTTATTCGGGCTGGAGAAAGGCGCTTCGCCGGCAGCGGTCCGGGCCAAACCCGGACGCCTGGAAGAAGCCGACGGCGGCAGCGTGTTCCTGGATGAAGTGGAGGAGCTGTCACTGCCCCTGCAGGCCAAACTCTTGCGATTTCTCCAGGAACGCGAATTCGAGCGTCTCGGCAGCACGAGAATCAGAAAAGTGGATGTCCGGATCATCGCAGCTACCGCCAAGGAATTGACCGAGCGGATCAATGCCGGTTCCTTCCGGGAAGATCTCTATTACCTACTCAGCATTTTTCCCATTCGAGTACCGCCCCTCAGGGACCGCCGGGAGGACATCCCGCCTCTGTTGGATCACTTCCTGGATAAGGTTTCGGATGAATACGCCCGTCGCTTTTATTTTACGGAGAAGGCCCTGGAGGTCTTATGGAATTACGGCTGGCCCGGGAATGTGCGGGAAATGGAGAACCTGGTAGAACGCCTGTGCATCATGGTAGAGGGTTCGGAAATCGATCTCAAAGACCTGCCGGCCTATTTATCCCCGGCGGGAATCAAAGCCGAGCCTGAGGATCAGGCCTTTCTTTCCCGTCTCAAGGAGATGGAAAAGCGGGAAATCGTGGCCGCCTTGGAGCGCAATCACTGGATTCAATCCCAGGCCGCCATGGATCTAGGCCTGACCTTAAGGCAGATCGGCTACCGCGTCAAACAGTTCGGTCTGGAACGGCTGATCAAGGAGCAACGGGGTCAAGGCCCGGGCGGCAAGCTGAAGGTCTTGAACCACCGCTAA
- a CDS encoding isoprenylcysteine carboxylmethyltransferase family protein, with amino-acid sequence MAIFLGWFGLMAGALFATAGRLNLPMFWAYIGVMAVFSSLGYLWLYRHNPDLIKERLRPGPGEHDRLSLGLMYLTLPVHWGIAGLDVGRLHWSGPMPLAVQIAGLIGYAFGMGLGMWSMLVNPFFSSAVRIQADRGQYVITTGPYRFVRHPGYSGGILFLLCSGLALGSWWSILPMLFALAGLIRRTGIEDRMLQTELAGYTDYAQKVPYRLVPGLW; translated from the coding sequence GTGGCAATATTTTTGGGTTGGTTCGGACTGATGGCGGGAGCTTTGTTCGCCACCGCGGGCCGCTTAAATCTGCCCATGTTCTGGGCCTATATCGGGGTGATGGCGGTCTTTAGTTCGTTGGGTTATCTGTGGCTCTACCGACACAACCCGGACTTGATTAAAGAACGCCTGCGTCCCGGTCCCGGCGAGCACGACAGGCTTTCCCTGGGCCTAATGTATCTTACCCTGCCCGTGCATTGGGGGATCGCCGGTCTGGATGTGGGGCGCTTGCACTGGTCCGGGCCTATGCCCCTGGCGGTGCAGATTGCCGGTTTGATCGGCTATGCTTTTGGGATGGGGCTGGGCATGTGGTCAATGCTGGTCAACCCTTTCTTTTCATCCGCAGTACGCATCCAGGCGGATCGCGGTCAATACGTGATCACCACGGGTCCCTACCGATTTGTGCGCCACCCCGGATACAGCGGCGGCATCCTGTTTTTGCTGTGCAGCGGCCTGGCATTGGGGTCCTGGTGGTCCATACTGCCGATGCTCTTTGCCTTGGCGGGGTTGATCCGGCGCACGGGGATAGAGGACCGCATGTTACAGACGGAACTGGCGGGCTATACCGACTATGCCCAGAAGGTGCCTTATCGTTTAGTACCTGGTTTGTGGTAG
- a CDS encoding diphosphate--fructose-6-phosphate 1-phosphotransferase has translation MAGEPRQNVIEALLGNETTLQAGRRFYQPHLCPNLAAGTGQTRPMDGVDLEVLKVAQEQLPFVSKNKLVEVVPDGPPRQATPRRIGVVLSGGPAPGGHNVIAGLYHAAKRAHPDSTVIGFLAGPKGVITDKHVEITDGMVSEYLNSGGFHMLGTGRDKIDNPDKMKQCRETCATLKLSGLVVVGGDDSNTNAAFLAENLRGINTQVIGIPKTIDGDLQVPGLLQIPFGFHSACMAFATEVGNLNSDCKSDLKYWHFNRLMGRSASHIALEVAFQTHPNVILIGEEIEEKELTIHNVVRLIADVIVDRARAGKNYGTILVPEGILEFIHEVNVLIIKISYIIAAYNREATADESFHKLSYEEQVQLIDNSDIWRDYDSRVFLGFPSLLQRGLLLPRDSHGNFPFSLINTERILLEMVATYLRKQKAKGIYKGTLRTQNHYYGYDGRGTFPTKFDCDYGYNLGFAAYSLLANGATGYMAAIKDLHKPVASWQPIGIPLAPLMHLEERKGRLELVIAKQKVDLTAPAFKFLEQERQKWADEDHYRFPGPIQFEGPAADTKPITLQLNSLG, from the coding sequence ATGGCAGGTGAACCCCGGCAGAACGTCATCGAGGCACTACTTGGCAACGAAACTACTTTGCAGGCCGGACGCCGGTTCTACCAACCCCACCTGTGCCCAAACCTGGCCGCGGGGACCGGTCAGACCCGCCCCATGGACGGCGTTGACCTGGAAGTGCTGAAGGTGGCCCAGGAACAGTTGCCCTTTGTGAGCAAAAATAAGCTGGTGGAAGTCGTTCCGGATGGCCCGCCTCGCCAGGCAACGCCCCGGCGTATCGGGGTCGTGCTCTCCGGGGGTCCGGCCCCGGGAGGCCACAATGTCATCGCGGGGTTGTACCATGCGGCCAAGCGGGCCCATCCCGACAGCACGGTGATCGGTTTCCTGGCCGGTCCCAAAGGCGTCATCACCGATAAACACGTGGAAATCACCGATGGCATGGTTTCCGAGTATCTGAACTCCGGCGGCTTTCATATGTTGGGCACCGGCCGGGATAAGATCGATAATCCGGACAAAATGAAGCAGTGCCGGGAAACCTGCGCCACCTTGAAGCTGTCCGGCCTGGTGGTGGTGGGGGGCGACGATTCCAACACCAACGCTGCGTTTCTTGCGGAAAACCTCCGGGGCATCAACACGCAGGTCATCGGCATCCCCAAAACCATCGACGGCGACCTCCAGGTGCCGGGGCTGCTCCAGATCCCCTTTGGATTTCACTCCGCCTGTATGGCCTTTGCCACTGAGGTGGGCAATCTCAACTCCGATTGCAAGTCCGATCTGAAGTATTGGCATTTCAACCGCCTGATGGGGCGCAGCGCCTCCCATATCGCCTTGGAAGTGGCCTTCCAAACCCACCCGAATGTGATTCTCATCGGCGAGGAGATCGAAGAAAAGGAACTTACCATCCACAACGTGGTGCGCCTTATCGCTGACGTTATCGTGGACCGGGCCCGGGCAGGCAAGAATTACGGCACTATCCTGGTGCCTGAGGGCATCCTGGAATTCATCCATGAAGTCAACGTCTTGATCATCAAGATCAGCTACATCATCGCGGCCTACAATCGGGAGGCCACGGCAGACGAGTCCTTCCACAAGCTCTCTTATGAAGAACAGGTGCAGCTCATCGACAACAGTGACATCTGGCGCGACTATGACAGCCGCGTCTTTTTGGGCTTTCCGTCCCTGCTCCAGAGGGGCCTGCTGCTGCCCCGGGACAGCCACGGCAACTTCCCGTTTTCCCTGATAAATACCGAACGCATCCTTTTGGAGATGGTAGCCACCTACCTGCGCAAGCAAAAGGCCAAAGGGATTTACAAAGGCACCCTGCGCACCCAGAATCATTATTACGGCTATGACGGCCGGGGCACCTTCCCCACCAAGTTCGACTGCGACTACGGCTATAACCTGGGGTTCGCGGCGTATAGCTTACTCGCCAACGGTGCGACGGGGTACATGGCGGCGATCAAGGATTTGCACAAGCCGGTGGCTTCGTGGCAGCCCATCGGCATCCCCCTGGCTCCCCTCATGCATCTGGAGGAGCGCAAAGGGCGCCTCGAATTGGTGATCGCCAAGCAAAAGGTGGACCTGACGGCGCCGGCCTTCAAGTTCCTTGAGCAAGAACGCCAGAAGTGGGCCGATGAGGACCATTACCGCTTCCCCGGCCCCATTCAGTTCGAGGGTCCGGCCGCGGATACCAAGCCCATTACGCTGCAATTGAACAGCCTGGGGTAA